In the Haloferax marinisediminis genome, CGAACGCGCTGTCGACTGTATCGTCGACCTAACTGGTCGAAAGCCGACCGGCTACCGCTCCCCGGCCTGGGACTTTTCGGAGCACACACTGGATATCCTCCAGGACATCGGTATCCAGTGGGACTCCAGTAAGATGGCATCCGACTTCACGCCGCATTGGGCGTACGGCGGGTGGAGTGCCCCAGAAGACGGACCATACGACCGCGGTGAACCAACTGATATCGTCGAACTCCCCGTCTCCTGGCAGCGCGACGACTGGCCACCGTTTACGTTCACCTGGGCGCGCCCGCACCGCATGGGCTACGTCAGTGAAGACTCGATCTTCCAGCGGTGGTACGACCAGTTCGACTGGATGTACGAAAACGTCGACAACGGCGTGTTCATCCTGACGATGCACCCACAAGTCATCGGACAGGCCCACCGCATCATGCGACTCGAAAAGTTGATTCAGCACATGATGACGAAACCCGACGTCGAGTTCAAGTTGATGGACGATGTCGCCAACGAGTTCCGCGACAGCAACTGAGCACGGACACGACGACGAGAACCGCCGACCGAGCATTCAATTCTTTGCAGTCTCCCCGTTCAGAGCGGTGCGAGTACGTCTCGAACGCTCTCCTCGTCACGAAGTGACAACAACCGTTCGAACGTCGTCTCCGCCACCGACGTCGAGACAGAACGGGTCGCACAGTCGACGAACTTCGCTCTGAGTTCTGCTTCCGAGAGCGGCGTCTCCGGCGTTCCCGGTGGAATCGACTGTGTCTCTTCGACCGTCGTTCCGTCAGTCGTGGTGAGACGAACGTTCGTTCGATTCGATTTGTAGGGGAGCGATTCGTCCACCTCGAACGACACCAGCGCACGAACGCGTTGGACTGCCGCGTCGTCGAGGGCGTCGTCGGTGAACGCGTCGAGGTCGACCCTGTCACGAGTGGCGGCACACGCGACGGCGTACTCCATCGAGAACTTCCCTTCGAGCCCACTCTTCGGTTCTGGATAGACGAGCGCGTCGCCCGCGCCTCGTGACGTGACCACCTCGATTCGGTCGATGTCCTCGTGAGAGATACTGTGTGCTTCGACGAGCGTTTCGACGGCAGCGATGGAGGTATGCGTGAAATAACAGCACGGATACGCCTTGATGCTGATGCCCGTCTCGACGAGTCGCCACGGGTCGCCCGGTGGGTCTGCACGCCGTTCTGCTCCGTCCGCGTAGAGGTCCCAAAACCCACGAGGGCCGCTAATGGCAGTCTCTTCGGCAGTGAACCCCTCTGCGGCGAGGAGCGCCGCTGTGATGCCTGACCGACCGGCGAGTCCAGCGTGGAGTGGTTTCGTCATCGTCCCGAAGTTCCGCTTTAGCCCAGACGGCATCGATGCGGCGATGCCGAGTGCGACTTGGGTCTCACCGACGTCCAGGTCGAGCAGCGTCGCGGCTGCCGCTGTCGCACCAAACGTCCCGAACGTCGCTGTCGGGTGCCACCCGCGTTCGTAGTGGGTCGGACTGACCGGTTCGGCGACGTAACACTCGGTCTCGAACCCAGCGGCGAAGGCAGTGATGACGTCCTCCCCAGAGGAGTCGAGATGCTCAGCCAATGCGAGAATTGGGGCGACGAGTGGGACACTCGGGTGTCCGTCCATGGCCCACGAGAGGTCGTCGAAGTCGAGTGCGTGACCAGCGGTGCCGTTTGCGAGTGTGGCATCGGTGAGTGATGCCGTCTCACCCGTCCCGAGCACAGACACTCCGTCAGCAGTCGGGGTGAGTGACGTGGCAACGCTGGCGGCGCGGACTCCTGCGTCGGCACGAACCCCAGCCAATGTGACGCCCACTGTGTCGACGAATGCCCGTTCGATTGTCTCGACAGCGTCGGGTGGAACGTCGTCGAACGTCAGGTCTGCAACGAACGCGGCGAGCGTTCGCTCTGGTTGCTCTGCGTGTACTCTCGGCGGAGATGACATACGAACTCAGTTCGGAGTGAGTCGATAAAACGTTGTGTGCTTCTGTGGCACGGTGCCCGGCGCGAGGCCGGGCGTCGCTGGTTGTATCGCGATTCGTTGGGACGCGTCGTTGGTACTGCGAGTTCGACGCAACAGTAGGTGTGCTAGCAGTTAACAAAAAGATTGTGTCAAATATTCACATGGTGGGGCTACCGGTCGAAGCGAGCGATGAGTACCGACGGAATCGACGGTTCAGGCAGACCGGAGCTCTGCGGTTGCTCCCACGTCGAGTTCACCGTCTTCGATGACGACACCGTAGTTTTCTCGGGCTTCTTCGACAGAGACGAGTCCATCGAGGTAGTCTTCGTAGACCTGTTCAGAGGGTCGTTCGTGTGGGTCACCGTAGCCACCGCCACTCGCCGTTTTGATGAGAACTCTGTCGCCTGCTTCGAATTTGTACCCGGACTCTTTCGAGTTGAGGTCGATGACTTCTCCGTTTGCTTTGATGTGCTTGAGGTCACCGTGTGTCCCCTCGCCACCGCCGAACAGACCGTGTGGACGGTAGGTGTTTCCGTCTCCTTCCATCGTCATCACCGCGTTCGTCAGGAAGGTCGACTCACGGACGATACCGTGTCCTCCACGGTGTCTGCCGGCGCCGTGGCCGTCCTCTCGGAGACTGTAGTGCTCGACACGCATCGGATGTGAGAGTTCGATGTCTTCGACTGGCCGGTTCTTCGTGTTGTGGACGAGTGCATCGACGGCGTCGAGTCCGTCGGCGGCCGGTCGTCCGCCGTACGACCCTTCGTTCACTTCGAGGTACACCCAGTACTCGCCTTCGTCGTTCGTTCCACCGTAACTGACGAAGTACACCTGTCCGCACGTGCCGGCGCACACTTTGTCGGGAATCGCTTCGGCGAGCGCCTGGATGATGAGGTCACTCATCTTGTCCACTTGGTTGATGCGAGCGAACGCCGACGTTGGTGGCGTCGGGTTGAACATACAGCCCGGTCTCGCTTTCGGGTGTACCGGTTCGAACGTCCCGGAGTTCTGTGGGAGATACTCGTCGCGGACGAACGTATCCATCAGTATCGACCGAATCGTGAAGTAGATACAGACGTCTGTCGACCCGTGGAACGGGATGTTGTATCCGGTTGGCGTCTGGTCGGCCGACTTGCTCATGTCGACGGTGATGTCGCTCCCATCGACGGTCACCTCGACTGCGATTTTCAGACGCTTCCCACGGTTGCGGCCGTCGTCGTCGAGGTAGTCTTCTGCGTAGTACGTTCCGTCGGGAATCTTCCGAATCTCGTTGCGGAGGAGCGCCTCGGCGTAGTCCATGAGCGCCTCGCCCGCCTGCTGAATCTCTTCGAGACCGTACTTCTCGACGAGTGCGAGATATCGGTCTTTTCCGACGTTACACGAGGAAATCTGGGCTTGGAGGTCGCCGATGACCTCACGTGGCGTTCGAACGTTGTCTTGGATGAAGTTCCATATCTCGTCTACCCGCTCGCCCTCGTCGTACACTTTGGTCGCACGGAAGAGGCTTCCCTCTGCGTACATGTCTTCGAGGTCGATGGCAAGTCCGGGTGTCGCAGACCCGATGTCGAGGTGGTGCGCAGTGTTGGCCGCCCACGCGATGTGTTCTCCGTTGTAGAAGATGGGCACCGCAACCGCGATGTCGGGTGAGTGACTCGCTCCGTAGTGTGGGTGGTTGTGGATGAATACGTCACCCTCTTTGATTGCGTCTTCTCGTTCGATGCCGCGCTCTTCGAACGTTTTGTACATCCCGTCGAGATACCCGATGAGTGACCCGACGTGCATCGGTGTGGAGTCACTCTCACAGAGTTCGCGGCAGTCGGTCGTGAAGATGCCTGCACCCATGTCTTCGCTCTCTCGGATAATCGAGGAGTACGACGACCGGATGAGTTTGTAGGCCATCTCCTGGGCGATGGTGTCGAGTTCTCCGCCGATGACTTGCATCGTCACCGGGTCGATATCTCGCTCGCGGAGGATGTCCGCTGCGCTCGGTTCGTACGTGCTGTCGTCGCTATCGTGGCTTTCAGTACTCATATCAGTCTCCCTTCTGCAGTTCGATGGACCCGTTGGCCAGCACAGTTGCCGTCCAACCGGGATGTACGACCACCGTGCTGTCGAACTCGTCGACGATGGCCGGGCCGGAGATTACGTTTCCAACCTTCAGTTGTTCGCGGTCAAATCTCGAGACAGTCATCTCTGCCGGTGCGTCGGACGTACCGAAGTACACGGTCGCCTCGGTCGTCTGGGCCGCCGAGGGGTCTTCGTCACCCTCGTCGAGCGTCGCCGGGACGTAGGATTGGATGTCGCCGACGGCCGTCACACGCAGGTTGAGAAGTTCGACCGGGTCCTTCTCGAAGTAGTGGCCGTACTCTGTCTCGTGTTTCTCCTCGAATCGTTCGCGGACTCGCGCGTGCCAGTCGCCATCGGTGCCGTCGAAGTCGACGTTCAACTCGTAGCCCTGTCCCTCGTACAGACAATCGACAGACTGACGGAACGTCCACTGCGATTCGTCGATTTCGTCTCGCTCGAGTTGGGCACGACCACGAGCGACCAGTTCGTCGAATGCCTCGTCGATGTAGTTCCCGTCGACTTCGTCGAGTGGGCTACTCACCGTCTGTTGGTAGTCGTACTTGACGTTCCCCGTCAGAAGTCCTCGTGCTGAGGCGATACCGGGAGATGGTGGGATGAGCACGGTACCGACTTCGAGTTCGTCGGCGATGCTTGCGGCGTGCATCGGACCGGCACCTCCGAACGCGACAATCGTGTACTCACGTGGGTCGTACCCGCGTTGGACAGTCTGTTCGCGGATGGCGCGATACATGTTCGTGTTCGCCACTTCGAGTGTGGCGAGGGCGGCCCGTTCGGGTGTCTCGAATCGGGCTTGCTCGGCGCGGTCGCAGAGTTGTGTCTGAAGCGCGTCTCGCGAGAGGCTTGGGTCGAGGTCAAGGTTTCCACCGAGGAACGTCTGGGGGTCGATTCGACCCAGAACGACTTGTGCGTCGGTCGTCGTCGGTTGGTCGTTCCCTCGTGCGTAACAGGCTGGCCCGGGGTTTGCGCCGGCACTCTTCGGACCGACGTTGAATCCCATTGCACCGTCGAACCAGGCGATAGACCCGCCACCCGCACCAATCGTCGCGATGTCGAGCATCGGCGAAATCGTTGGGTAGCCACCGACAGTACTGTCACGGGGGTCGCGTTCGAGGACACGGCCGGGGATAACTGAGATGTCGGCGCTCGTTCCGCCCATGTCCAACATAATGAGGTTCGGTTGACCGACGTTGTTCCCTTCGAACTCAGCAGAGAGAACGCCTGCAGCAGGCCCAGAGACGAGCGTCGTCACCGGCTTCTCAGCGACGTTTTGTACACTCGCCATCCCCCCGTTCGACTGCATAATGAGAACCTCGGCGTCGAACCCTTCCTCTGCGAGGCGTTCTTGGAGACGGTTGAGGTACGTAGACATCACGGGCTCGAGGCGTGCGTTGATCGCCGTCGTCGTAAACCGCTCGAATTCTCGGAACTGGGCCACGACGTCGCTCGACGTCGAGACGTGAATGTCCGGATAGTGTTCGAGAATCAGCTCTTTCGTTCGGTTTTCGTGGTCACGGTTGAGGTACGAGTGAAGATAACAGACTGCGATAGATTCGATGCCGTCGTTTACGAGTTCTTCTGTCGCCTGCAGGACTTCGTCCTCGTCGAGTGGGGTGATAACCTCCCCGGGTGGATGGATTCGTTCTGTTACTTCCTTCCGGTGTCGTCGTTTGACGATTGGATTCTCTTGCCACGGGATGGTCTGCTGGAGAGAGAAACTGTGTGGCTTGCGGTGTCGTCCAATGTGGAGGACGTCGCGGAATCCTTTCGTCGTCAATAGACCTGTCTTTGCACCTTCGTTCTCGATGAGTGCGTTCGTTGCCACGGTTGTCCCGTGGAGAATTTGGTCCACTTCCGACGGCTCGATATCTGCAATTTTACATACTTCAGTGATGCCAGTGACGGTCGAGACGGACGGGTCGTCGGTCGAGGGTGTCTTGAAAATATATTCGTCGTCCCCTGCGACGAGGATGACGTCTGTATTCGTACCACCAACGTCAACACCGACACGGATTCCATTACCACTATTGCTATTGCTATGCATACCCATGGAATCATTCCCTTTCTACGATTTATCTGTTTCTATCAAAATAGGCACACACAGTCGTCTATTTCCCAACCAATCGGTGACTCACACACGCGAAAGAACCAACTATGTCGGTATCCTCTCATGAATCAATGACCGACATCGAACGGCGTGACGGGACGCTTTCTGACGACGGAGACGAGTTGTCGACCCTTGCCGACCAAGCGGAGGGTGCGTCGGTCACGCCGGAGGGGCTCGCAGCGGTGACTGGTACGGGTTCGACTACGCTCAGAGATATTCTCGACACGGACGAACTCCCACAGTATCTTCTCGAAGGGACGATGCTCGACATCGTAACTGGAGACGAACCGGCGCGAAAGATGGCGGGTCGAGACGGGTCGACGTACACGCTCTTCACAGACCGTGCCGTCCACTTCGTCGTTCAGTATCCTGACCGACTCGACACACGAACCACACCGTACGAAACCATCCGTGCGGTGACCATCCAGACGGTCGGCCAGAACATTCGGCTTCAGGTCGAGACAGCAGGCGTCAGTTACGTCGCGTACCCGTCGGCGACGTCGGTCGAAGAATGCAAAGCTGCTGTCGAGTTTGCAGAAAAGCAGGTGGAGGAATCGGCAGCCAGTGGTGACCGCGTCGGGAAGTCTGGTGAGGTGCTCGACGCCCTCGAACGACTCGCTGCTCTGCGTGACCGTGGTGCTCTCACCGACGAAGAGTTCGAGTCGAAGAAGGCCGACCTCCTCGACCGACTCTAACCACCGCTTCGACCAACTCTGACCACCACGGTCGTTCTGCGGTCCTCTTTATTACTACCCCCTGTGTCAGTTGGTGTGGCGAATCACATGTCCGAGACCCACGTGGCCGAACTCACGAACGAAGCGGAGTGGATGGATGCGTATCCCGTCCTCTCTGAACTACGCCCTGTCGACGAGGAGACGTACCTCCAGTATCTTCGGACGATGGCAGGAGAGGGCTACCGTCTGTTCGCTCTCTTCGAGGATGACGAAATCCTCGCTGTCGCTGGCGTCCGAATGTCGACTACCCTCTATCACGGAAAACACGCGTGGGTGTACGACCTCGTCACTCGCGAGGACCGACGTTCGGAGGGACATGGTCGACGGCTCCTCACGTTCGTCGAAGACTGGGCAAGGGACCACGACTGTGCTGTCCTCGAACTCGCCTCGGGTCTCTGGAGAGACGATGCACACCGGTTCTACGAGGAACATACAGGGTACGACCGCTACTGCTACACGTTCAAGAAAGACCTGATGTAGGTCATACGAGAGGCTGTACCACTCTGCACACCCTGTGTTTGCCATCATTTTTCGGGCACACACTTATGATACCGTTCGTCGAAGAATTTGAGCAAGCACATGATTGAACACATTCTCATTGCAATCGGTGAGAAACGGATGCACGTCGAGGAAGTAACCGAACACGCCGTGGAAATTGCATCTGCTGTTGGCGCTGACATCACCTTGTTACGTGTGTACCCGAAAGGTGAGTTCGAAAAACGACTGGAAGAGTTCAGTTACGACTCCGCAGACCCCACTGACATCGCGAAACGAAACTCGCAGGTCAGAGACGCAGCGCATATCGTTCGGGACGCCGGTCTCGAGTTGACGATCGCTGGTGTCGTTGGAAACCCCGGAACTGAGGTGGTCTCGTACGTGGAGGAACACGATATCGACCACGTCTTCATCGGCGGGCGAAGGCGGTCACCGACCGGAAAAGCGCTCATGGGAAGTACCAGTCAGGAGATTCTCCTTGGCCTGTCGGTTCCGTGTACGGTGCTAAAGTTGGGGTGACTGAATCCAAACATAACTGTTCTTAGAACCAACTAAACTGCCGAAAATGGGCGGAAGGGTTGGTGTAGTACCGGAATTCCCTTTTGGAGCACTGCTGCAATCGCCCCAAAAGTATTAAATTCGCTGTTATCGATTCGACTACCATGGGTGCCGTAAACATGAGTGAGAATGCCATATCTATCGTCTCACTCGAAAAGTCATTTTCCAACGAACAAGTTCTCAAAGGGGTAGATTTCTCGATCGAACCCTCGGAACTCTGTGTCATTGTCGGACCGAGTGGGAGTGGAAAGTCGACCCTCCTCAAGTGTATCGCTGGTCTCGTCTCCTTCGACAGAGGGGAGGTACTGATTGATGGGGCGAGCGTCGGTAGTATCCCAGTCGAAAAGCGAGACCTCGGCTACGTATTTCAGGACTTCGAGGAACGTCTGTTCCCGCATATGACCGTCGGTGAGAACGTCGCGTTTGGCCTTCGCCAGTCTGAAGAAAACTTCAGCGACGACGCAATCCAGCAGAAGATCGACGAATCGCTGGAGTTGCTCGCCATCACGGAGACGAAAGACACTCTCCCTTCGGA is a window encoding:
- a CDS encoding universal stress protein, producing MIEHILIAIGEKRMHVEEVTEHAVEIASAVGADITLLRVYPKGEFEKRLEEFSYDSADPTDIAKRNSQVRDAAHIVRDAGLELTIAGVVGNPGTEVVSYVEEHDIDHVFIGGRRRSPTGKALMGSTSQEILLGLSVPCTVLKLG
- a CDS encoding GNAT family N-acetyltransferase gives rise to the protein MSETHVAELTNEAEWMDAYPVLSELRPVDEETYLQYLRTMAGEGYRLFALFEDDEILAVAGVRMSTTLYHGKHAWVYDLVTREDRRSEGHGRRLLTFVEDWARDHDCAVLELASGLWRDDAHRFYEEHTGYDRYCYTFKKDLM
- a CDS encoding MmgE/PrpD family protein codes for the protein MSSPPRVHAEQPERTLAAFVADLTFDDVPPDAVETIERAFVDTVGVTLAGVRADAGVRAASVATSLTPTADGVSVLGTGETASLTDATLANGTAGHALDFDDLSWAMDGHPSVPLVAPILALAEHLDSSGEDVITAFAAGFETECYVAEPVSPTHYERGWHPTATFGTFGATAAAATLLDLDVGETQVALGIAASMPSGLKRNFGTMTKPLHAGLAGRSGITAALLAAEGFTAEETAISGPRGFWDLYADGAERRADPPGDPWRLVETGISIKAYPCCYFTHTSIAAVETLVEAHSISHEDIDRIEVVTSRGAGDALVYPEPKSGLEGKFSMEYAVACAATRDRVDLDAFTDDALDDAAVQRVRALVSFEVDESLPYKSNRTNVRLTTTDGTTVEETQSIPPGTPETPLSEAELRAKFVDCATRSVSTSVAETTFERLLSLRDEESVRDVLAPL
- a CDS encoding SHOCT domain-containing protein; this encodes MTDIERRDGTLSDDGDELSTLADQAEGASVTPEGLAAVTGTGSTTLRDILDTDELPQYLLEGTMLDIVTGDEPARKMAGRDGSTYTLFTDRAVHFVVQYPDRLDTRTTPYETIRAVTIQTVGQNIRLQVETAGVSYVAYPSATSVEECKAAVEFAEKQVEESAASGDRVGKSGEVLDALERLAALRDRGALTDEEFESKKADLLDRL
- a CDS encoding hydantoinase/oxoprolinase family protein, encoding MHSNSNSGNGIRVGVDVGGTNTDVILVAGDDEYIFKTPSTDDPSVSTVTGITEVCKIADIEPSEVDQILHGTTVATNALIENEGAKTGLLTTKGFRDVLHIGRHRKPHSFSLQQTIPWQENPIVKRRHRKEVTERIHPPGEVITPLDEDEVLQATEELVNDGIESIAVCYLHSYLNRDHENRTKELILEHYPDIHVSTSSDVVAQFREFERFTTTAINARLEPVMSTYLNRLQERLAEEGFDAEVLIMQSNGGMASVQNVAEKPVTTLVSGPAAGVLSAEFEGNNVGQPNLIMLDMGGTSADISVIPGRVLERDPRDSTVGGYPTISPMLDIATIGAGGGSIAWFDGAMGFNVGPKSAGANPGPACYARGNDQPTTTDAQVVLGRIDPQTFLGGNLDLDPSLSRDALQTQLCDRAEQARFETPERAALATLEVANTNMYRAIREQTVQRGYDPREYTIVAFGGAGPMHAASIADELEVGTVLIPPSPGIASARGLLTGNVKYDYQQTVSSPLDEVDGNYIDEAFDELVARGRAQLERDEIDESQWTFRQSVDCLYEGQGYELNVDFDGTDGDWHARVRERFEEKHETEYGHYFEKDPVELLNLRVTAVGDIQSYVPATLDEGDEDPSAAQTTEATVYFGTSDAPAEMTVSRFDREQLKVGNVISGPAIVDEFDSTVVVHPGWTATVLANGSIELQKGD
- a CDS encoding polysaccharide deacetylase family protein produces the protein MPTRHSRGVYGAEVGAPRLLDLHDKYDVPATWFVPGHTIDSFPEISAEVWDRGYDIQHHGWSHTGPATFESEEDERADVERAVDCIVDLTGRKPTGYRSPAWDFSEHTLDILQDIGIQWDSSKMASDFTPHWAYGGWSAPEDGPYDRGEPTDIVELPVSWQRDDWPPFTFTWARPHRMGYVSEDSIFQRWYDQFDWMYENVDNGVFILTMHPQVIGQAHRIMRLEKLIQHMMTKPDVEFKLMDDVANEFRDSN
- a CDS encoding hydantoinase B/oxoprolinase family protein — encoded protein: MSTESHDSDDSTYEPSAADILRERDIDPVTMQVIGGELDTIAQEMAYKLIRSSYSSIIRESEDMGAGIFTTDCRELCESDSTPMHVGSLIGYLDGMYKTFEERGIEREDAIKEGDVFIHNHPHYGASHSPDIAVAVPIFYNGEHIAWAANTAHHLDIGSATPGLAIDLEDMYAEGSLFRATKVYDEGERVDEIWNFIQDNVRTPREVIGDLQAQISSCNVGKDRYLALVEKYGLEEIQQAGEALMDYAEALLRNEIRKIPDGTYYAEDYLDDDGRNRGKRLKIAVEVTVDGSDITVDMSKSADQTPTGYNIPFHGSTDVCIYFTIRSILMDTFVRDEYLPQNSGTFEPVHPKARPGCMFNPTPPTSAFARINQVDKMSDLIIQALAEAIPDKVCAGTCGQVYFVSYGGTNDEGEYWVYLEVNEGSYGGRPAADGLDAVDALVHNTKNRPVEDIELSHPMRVEHYSLREDGHGAGRHRGGHGIVRESTFLTNAVMTMEGDGNTYRPHGLFGGGEGTHGDLKHIKANGEVIDLNSKESGYKFEAGDRVLIKTASGGGYGDPHERPSEQVYEDYLDGLVSVEEARENYGVVIEDGELDVGATAELRSA